DNA sequence from the Dreissena polymorpha isolate Duluth1 chromosome 3, UMN_Dpol_1.0, whole genome shotgun sequence genome:
catttacatttttttttaactaaacgTTTTAAAAGACAACCAACATCAGCAATTGTCGGTTTAAGAGAACAGGGTATTACTGATAATAATACCGTATTAGATCGCAACTTTGGTCGTCGCGGTACAGTGATGCGCGCTTTCGCCCCAGGCTACATAGCGCATACATATTGCATACATACTGATGCCACATTGTTATATAATTGATTTTCGTTCATTCAACGTTTTTGAACTGGTATCCATCTTTCTCTTTCTCTCTTATTTATGTAATTACCTACCTAACTTTTGTTGTTGTGAAGAACTGAAATGATGACTACGAAAAAACTATACATAAGACAAGCCACAAACGCACAGTTGTGTGACTTCTATCGAAATTTTAGACTTTTCAACGCAAAAAAGCCGATTTGTGCATTATGAGTGACAGCATCTTTTCAGAACTTGAGTTcttgtttgtattaaacaaattTTCGTGTGACCTTCTGATTGTATGGGAACACAAGTAAACATAAGTGAGGGGAGATTATCTTGATCATAATGCAATAACTTGTATTCATGCGAAAGTGGAAACACAAAAAGATTAGCATTAGAAAAATATATAgaatatgtttacaattattttacaaaagtGTTGACAGCAGGTGCTATTAAAATACAAGTTCTTTAATCAAATGTAGAATCTCTAAGtgtttctctctctctctcttgtgttgacatttttattatttttaatgtattagaACCACGTTCCACATGAACTGCACATtcgttaaaaaaaatgtatacactgCCCTTTATCCTTTGgaacaacagtattttttaatGTCTTGCAAAACACTCATATTTGTTGATGACCTGTCATGAGGCTTACAAATTGCAGATTTTGCTAATAAACTTTATGTCGAACATGCGATTATTTTGACTCTTATGCAAGCGATCCTGATTAGTCGATAATTCGATAATGACGATAATGAATGAGGCTTTTATGACATAAAAAGGTTGCATTATATCAACACATTCACAACAGTTATGTATTATTGTATGTCTGCATTTGCTTCCTGTCGTTGTATATTTTAGTTGCGGTTGCCAATTCTAAACTTGGAATACTAAGCAATCATATGCAAGTAACTTTAACTTCAGGAAGTAGTGTGATTTTCCTTTTTATTTGTAATACGGTTTCATAAGTTCACCCGAATAAACGTAAACCTAATTCAGTCGTAAAACTCTAAAAACATGATGTGAGAATCGAATACTATCTTCCGTATTAAGCGGTTAAGGAAACGAGCAACACCATTTctaaattaatgcaaacaatgtaACAATACCTTCCAAGATTTATGTAATTCCCGTTGAATAAATgtcacaattgtttatttaatgcGTGTATAATCACGCAAAGCTGATAGTTCAATACATACCCGCAATAGCATTCACTACGCGGGTGGTTACCTGGAATCGAGACATCCCACCAAAAAGGAcaagtactcgattgcaataggccTAAGGCCAACAtaaattttggcatgtgttgCGATTAAAAGAATTGATAAGATTATCGACCGATAGGCATGGATTATTCCCAATACACATGTGTTTATCACCTGACGCGAGAGTGCGCGCAAATTTATTTTTCTACAATgtttcatgcaacattttctgagaatCGGGAAAAAGTGATTTTTTTAGTATACCAAATAAATGAAAGTATTGTGTTTACACTAGCGAAGCTGTGTGCTTCACTTCGTAAAATATGCGGAAACTTAATGAAGAAGaacaataaaatgtatgcaaTATGGATATATTTAGATTAGTTTCGTTGATGTAAGATTTTGAATTGCAATTCTAActgttttttcctcattttggttgtgtttatttatttttaggcgtagtaatgttagtaaaacaaaatactcggagcgcatgcATGTGAGGTCATTACGACAGCCTCGTTCTTATTGTAAAGAAAAAGATCGATACCATCAGACGCATGATATGAGGGAACCGTACGATACGCACATAATTTTAGACTTCGAGTGTTGTTAGCAACGGAAAACCTTTTAACACGATAatgaaatatgtttgtaaagttatTAGTACACAAAGAACTATGGCCCAtcattacaatatatttaattaagttAGCAATGTATCTTTAGACTATTGTATAACAAATTAGGTGGAAGAGAGATTTGTTAGTATGCTTAGTCCGACTAGTAAGAAAAAATGTTCTACTGTGTGCAACCTTTGAAGACTGAACATTGGAAAAGGATATGTACAGGAATCGGACTGTCTTGAAAAAAGCTACCATGGAATCTTACAGATATAGTCAAATAGAAAACCTACAATTACTACTAGAATAAAAAACAGAAAGTTTACATTCGTTTACAGAGATTTTTGTAAGCTTGCCTTCAAGCGAATTCCTACGTGCGTTCtgtttcataataaaacacagccgagaaacaaaataacataaaaaaagcttaaataagttgtatttgtctgaaataacaaagttattaaaatatttattttactgtGGTTGATTGTTCAAACTCTCaatcaatatgaaacatattgaaacattaatatgtttttttataattatgtaatgaGTTACCAACTTTTTCTAATAGTGTCAAAGTGTCGGCCACATGTGCAAATTTGAAAATGCTGGTGATAACTcaattaagtacatgtattcataatcaacttgacaaagtttcatcaggCAAGCAATCTAGGGAATCATGGCTCTCTTACTTACTCCTCGTTGGCGTATATATAAATAGAGCCATCAAGTAATCTCGAACAGTAAGCATTCGTACACCGGTAAACGTGTTCTATGCACGTCTTATGCATTCAAATTGCGATAATATCGTTGATGTTGATGGTAGTCCTTTTGGTAGTTGTGTCTGAAACAACAGAGCCCGAATGTTCTCATTTCAACTACGAGAAGAAAATGTTGGGAAAGATGGTTAAAAACGGAGCAAGCGTTGAAACGTATTGATGATTTTGAAGGGCTTCTGCTCAGACCGAACCATACATTTCAAGGTGAGTTCATAACATGTTTGTTAACGTGTTTTTAAATGTGTTCTCTTACTAAATGCATTCAATTTCTTCAAAagtcacaaaataaatgttatagaTTTATAGAGTAAACAAAACGCGGAGCAACAACAGAAAaatgcacatatatatataattatcaagTGAGTACTGTTTATCGGAATTGAAAACCCCCaacaagaaaaacattttgtatcTCAGGCAATAAAACGATTCGTTCTCAAAGGCTTGCCATGGTCATGAGTTATGTTCCAAATTTTATAACGGCAAACTGTAAGATGATGTTTGCCTATCTGGCCCTTGGTATTATTTTCCTTATCAAATATTCATTTTACTACTAGTATCTGGCGGTTCCCTATGTTATATTTCAATAGCTCCATCGGTCGTAATCCATATAGTTTGCCCAATGTACTATTTTTATTTCACAGGCGCAATTGgtacttaaatttttttttagctAGACTTGATTCCAAACATTGGCGCCTAAAAAAAACCTACAATGGTTTTTATGTGTCCGACGTTTCACAGATGTCGTGGTAGTAGGAAATTCGTGGAACAATTCTGAAATGGAGGGTGTGTGTGTAGCGGGGTTCGGTATAAGGACCTACAAACACCAACCGCTAGAGGCTAAACTACACTAATTTTGGGAACGTTTCAGAGAGTCAGACTCCAGAATAAGATTGCCTGTTTATATGGGGAGATTACAACATAGAATGTGATGATCAGTTCTATTAAACAAGTGCCCACCCGATATGTGAAATAGAGTATGCTTTTCCGAAAATACTAGAATACACATTTGTTTGAGATTTATACTGTTACTGCAGTTGGATATTTCATCCAATCTGCACAATAAAGTCAGCTTTTCCTTCGAAATATCTCAAAGTTCTTTTCAAATTGtggtaaaatatgtttcttttaaacatttGGTGTAATACCTATTCATCAGCTTTGCTCATAACATGTCATTATTACTTTTCTTCAGTCAACGTGTTATATATTCGATATTCTATAGATAATGCATTTTTAACTTGTAAGGCAAAACACACTAGTAACCAGCAGAAAACGTCTACATATATTgcgtgtattttttttatgaattccTTGATACTAAAATGGACTTTTTAAGAGATTTTGGTTATTTTCGTCTTTCGACAGATTTAAGTATAGGATAAGATTTCAAAAGAATGATGCATCATGTTTCTAGGATGACCTTACAATTTGTATAAATAACTTTTTCTTGAATCAAGTTATCCTGCTTATAAATTCAAAATGGTATACATTTAACTTGAAATCATTTCATTTTAATTAGGTATACCCACCTCTGTACGCAAGAATGCCCAAGAAAATCTCATCATATTGCTGCTAGTCATATCGGGAGGTGTTCAGAAAACAGTGTTGTTTAGTTTAAAGCTTTGCAAATGTGTTGATGGGTTTACCATGCCGATGCTGACGAACATATATGTATTCCATTAAATGCACTGAATGCTCCTTTTCATTGCATGATCGAGAACCACTTGAGCTTTCTTGAGAATGTGGCTCCCATCGGCTAGAAGGCACATTTGGATTTGTATACTGTCAAAGTTTTATAGATTTAATAAATccataaaatcaatgtttacttCTTTGCCTTCATTCGAATATAGCTAATGAATAAAGGGAATGCAAGTGTATGCTGTTAAAATTTCAGTGTAAGTTAAGCCTGGTGTATGTTGAATAcaggaaatttatttctgtatATTTGTATAACCCATGAAACATACATAGGGAGGATACTATGCCAATAACAAAAGAATGTCGGGGGTCTCGTGTTACCTGCTTCAGATTGAGTTGGATTTTTTTCCATGTATTTATACAGGATTGTACTACATATACAACAGTTTGTGCTCAACAGTTTAGTTGTTGTACTGAAAAAGTAACACATGCTTGTTCATCAATTCAGTTATACATTATTAACTTAATTCTGTATAAATCTATATTGCAATCTCGTATTTGACCTTTTCTACTACACAAGATTTATTAACATGTATGTACACATTCGTTTCTGTTGATTTCCTATAATTTGTCATATTCACAATATTTTGCCAACTTTATTTAATCATCTGGTTTTTAAATTTTCGAAGGATTGTTCAAAATGGGATATGGTTTGTCAATCACATCTTAGAGTGTGACTGATTGTTTTTGTCGGGTGTTTTGTGTAGCATATTACATGGATCATGAAGATCGCGCTGTTAAAGGCAATAAAACAGTGATTATATTATGCcgtataataacaataataaataataaaacacacgAACACAATTAAgcatattgtatttaaaaaaaaacacaatttatattaacTTAAGttaatttctgtatttttatATAAGAAAACACCTTATTGTGTGGTATACCTTTTTACCACACATTTAGACATTTGCCTAAATGAATTAAAATCAGCTGTAAACATATATGTTTGCAGAGGGCGCTGGAGGAAGGGGCTTTTGTCCGAATGCCTGGATCGTTTTCGAAGGTTCTTGCTATCTGTTTGCTGACGAGGCCAACGTTTCCTGGACAGAGGCCATTGTAAGATAGAAGTAATTTAAAAAGCGAATCTcatgtaattgtttatacatATAACACCAACTCAAGTGGTTATAATTTTTACTATAATACCCTTGTAATAAACACACGCGTATTAGTAGGCGCTAACATTAGATTATGAGTTACGACTATTTGCAGAACTTCTGTCAGTCACATCGCCACGCACACAGGAATGCACACTTGGTAACTGTGGAGACCAGAGCTGAAGATATGTTCATCAAAGATACTGCTCGCAGATTGTTCAAAAGTACAAACAAGCAATAAACAGTTTCGCATACGATTAAACACTTATTCAGCTTCATTGATTTAGATCGTTTAATATTTTTGGTATGTCTAGTTACAAATGTATAAACAACGGTAAGTGTTTAGCTTGTTTTTTCTTATaattattctttgaaaagaaaCACATTTGTCTATTGAAGTTTTTAAATTAAGGAATCAAGCATGTGTTAACTCGTTCAGCTCTTAACTTGTGATGCAGGTGAACTCGGAACACGAAACTCCTTCTGGATGGGAGCAAGTGACCTCGAGGTTGAGGGCCCGTGGAGATGGTACCCCAACCACCAGATGCTGAACTACACTAGTTTCTACAGCGTCGCAGAGAGTCATACTCCGGATCAAGATTGCCTCATTCTGTGGGGTGCTTTCAACATGGGTTGGGGTGATTACTATTGTGCTCTCCAAATCCACGCAATTTGTTAGCTCGAGTAATTGtctttaaataagttttattatCATGTAAACCATGTCCTATCTGGTGGAATTGGTAAATGACATtcttaatttttcaaaatatatttaaaattaaaggaCTACACACACAATTGtacgttttatttaaattaatatatatttatattaaattgtgttataCATTTGAACAAACTTGCTAATTATAATCTGAACATGCATAGATTAAAATCGTAGATTCGGTAATGGTGTTTAAATAACCTTCGTAACTATAAACAAAGATTTGATAAGCGTTGCGGTTGGTTTTCTTTAACTTACATGTAGTATAATAAAAGTAGGTGTGCAATATttcttttgtaaataaattattttttcaataatatgcCATTTCTTAatagttaatacatgtatatgacgcCAGCTAAGATAATTATAGATATATATGTGTAAAGATTAAACAAACACCAACTGTCCATTTTACGTTGCCATTACCATAAGATTGTTgaatcattataattatgtaaaaatactAGTATACAAAGgtaattgaaattatataaaactacATATCTTGAACATTACAAAAGTTAAGTTCAGTGTTTTCTTACTGTTGCATATAAGGTTAAATTACATACGCGAATATAAATAGTTAAAGACCCTAAGTCAAGTTGGTGTGGTGTGTTTACTTTCAGTATTCAGTAATACCAGCACTCTTTGGAAAACATCCAAACTCATTAGTATGTTGTTCCACGCTTTAAACGCACAGTTAATCCGTCATATGCTGATAAAATTGCATGCTTGTACTAATACAACGTTttcatcattttatttaaaagaacaaCACTATTTACATTACTtccaatttttatgtaaaaagctccagtattgttttcaacaaaGTACTTTTCATAATGACATGACATAAAACGAACATCTTTTGCAAAGGTTGTTTTGACAAGTATAATTGTtttcacataaaatataaacCTTTCGGACGAGTCGGTTAATTGCAAACAAAGAAGtatacttttatattatttttaattttacaattttgcaaacaTGTTTAATACATTGTATGAATAACAAACTGTATTTAGTTTACATATTTTGAGGTTGATTGCAACATTGAAATGTCCTCCTTACAACAGCGCATCTGCACTTGCATGCTTTGTTTGTTCCAAAATGTAGGACACACATGATTCTAAAAATGATCAGATGTATGTTCATCATCAAAAAGAAAGTAATGAGTGACAGCGTGACAATCTGACGTAAGAACTTgtaaaatttacaaataattatctGCCCCTGTGGTTGTTTGAACAAAAGGAAGCGTTACTGAGATtaaccacagccacttttttcttgtgtgcatttttggtgcgggatgcggcgctatatgatatgcccggaaaatgttctgacggtttaataagggaggtggggttttaaaaaagacccccccgctaattttgccgggctaattttgttttcaatatacaatgtcaaacactaattgtactacgagagttgtatcgcataagtcattacaaaaaaatggtataaataggagatgaatacgttagtaagtctaagaacgtttgtttgcaaacatgtctgtgtacagtcgttttgcgaggcttagaaaatctgaaccacgagccttcagtcgctatcaaaatatggaccagagacttcaaacctttgaagacaggccatccaaa
Encoded proteins:
- the LOC127872434 gene encoding perlucin-like protein, giving the protein MGYEGAGGRGFCPNAWIVFEGSCYLFADEANVSWTEAINFCQSHRHAHRNAHLVTVETRAEDMFIKDTARRLFKSELGTRNSFWMGASDLEVEGPWRWYPNHQMLNYTSFYSVAESHTPDQDCLILWGAFNMGWGDYYCALQIHAIC